A stretch of Roseibium porphyridii DNA encodes these proteins:
- the metF gene encoding methylenetetrahydrofolate reductase [NAD(P)H]: MNSVSNRRSHQAAPTPITASFEFFPPKSDKMAETLWNTVQRLAPLHPSFVSVTYGAGGSTRERTHKTVERILKETDLAPAAHLTCVGASQEEIDGIVKDYWDLGVRHLVALRGDPLEGIGTRYTPHNNGYPYASDLVSGIKKIANFDISVSGYPEKHPESGSWQTEIDNLKRKVDAGADRIITQYFFDNDVFDAYLDRIAAAGINIPVIPGILPIHNFEQTMVFSAKCGTSIPQWLARRFAGLSNDPETRKLVGVSVACEQAMDLVDRGINDFHFYTMNRADLTYAICHMLGMGQSEQKGLAA; the protein is encoded by the coding sequence ATGAATTCCGTTTCCAACCGCAGGTCCCATCAGGCCGCGCCAACGCCAATTACGGCGTCCTTTGAATTTTTCCCGCCGAAGTCCGACAAGATGGCGGAAACGCTTTGGAATACGGTGCAGCGTCTGGCGCCGCTTCATCCTTCTTTTGTGTCCGTGACCTACGGGGCAGGTGGATCAACCCGTGAGCGGACACACAAGACAGTTGAACGTATTTTGAAGGAAACCGACCTTGCGCCAGCCGCACACCTGACCTGTGTCGGTGCGTCACAGGAAGAAATTGACGGGATCGTCAAAGACTACTGGGATCTGGGCGTTCGTCATCTGGTCGCGCTGCGCGGTGATCCTCTTGAGGGCATAGGCACGCGCTATACACCTCACAACAACGGTTATCCTTATGCTTCCGACCTTGTTTCGGGGATCAAGAAAATTGCCAATTTCGACATCTCGGTTTCCGGTTATCCGGAAAAGCATCCGGAAAGCGGAAGCTGGCAGACCGAAATCGACAATCTGAAACGCAAGGTCGATGCGGGCGCTGACCGGATCATCACCCAGTACTTCTTCGACAATGACGTGTTCGATGCTTATCTGGACCGGATTGCGGCAGCCGGCATCAACATTCCCGTAATCCCCGGCATCCTGCCGATCCATAATTTTGAACAGACCATGGTGTTTTCGGCCAAGTGTGGCACGTCCATTCCGCAATGGCTTGCACGCCGCTTTGCCGGTCTGAGCAACGATCCTGAAACACGCAAACTGGTCGGAGTTTCGGTTGCTTGTGAGCAGGCCATGGACCTGGTCGATCGCGGCATCAATGATTTCCACTTCTACACAATGAACCGTGCCGATCTCACCTATGCCATCTGTCACATGCTGGGCATGGGCCAGAGCGAGCAAAAAGGTCTGGCTGCCTGA